The following proteins are encoded in a genomic region of Brachypodium distachyon strain Bd21 chromosome 1, Brachypodium_distachyon_v3.0, whole genome shotgun sequence:
- the LOC100839936 gene encoding coatomer subunit gamma-2, which yields MAQPLVVKKDDDCDEEEYYSPFLGIEKGAVLQEARVFHDPQLDARRCCQVITKLLYLLNQGDTFTKVEATEVFFATTKLFQSKDAGLRRMVYLMIKELSPSADEVIIVTSSLMKDMNSKTDMYRANAIRVLCRIIDSTLLTQIERYLKQAIVDKNPVVASAALVSGIYLLQTSPEIVKRWSNEVQEAVQSRAALVQFHALALLHQIRQNDRLAVSKLVTSLTRGSVRSPLAQCLLIRYTSQVIRESGMNTQGGDRPFFDFLESCLRNKAEMVILEAARAITDLNGVTSRELTPAITVLQLFLSSSKPVLRFAAVRTLNKVASTHPLAVTNCNIDMESLISDQNRSIATLAITTLLKTGNESSVDRLMKQMTNFMSDIADEFKIVVVEAIRSLCLKFPLKYRSLMNFLSNILREEGGFDYKKAIVDSIIILIRDIPDAKESGLFHLCEFIEDCEFTYLSTQILHFLGNEGPKTSDPSKYIRYIYNRVILENATVRASAVSTLAKFGALVDALKPRIFVLLRRCLFDGDDEVRDRATLYIKLLDGEATVGETDKDVTEFLFGSLDVPLVNLETSLWNYEPSEVPFDISSVPKETKSQPLAEKKATGKKSAGPAAVNGPVPTVDASYEKLLSSIPEFASFGKPFKSSAPVELTEAETEYSVNVVKHIYDGHVVLQYNCTNTIPEQLLEEVVVFVDASEAEEFSEVASKPLRSLPYDSPGQTFVAFEKPEGVLATGKFSNILKFIVKEVDSSTGEADDDGVEDEYQLEDFEIISADYMLKVGVSNFRNAWESMDLESERVDEYGLGVRESLGEAVSAVISILGMQPCEGTDVVQNNSRSHTCLLSGVFIGNVKVLVRLSFGISGPKEVAMKLAVRSDDPEVSDRIHEIVANG from the exons atggcgcagcCGCTCGTCGTGAAGAAGGACGACGACTGCGACGAGGAAG AGTACTACTCGCCCTTCCTCGGCATCGAGAAGGGCGCCGTCCTGCAGGAGGCCCGTGTCTTCCACGACCCCCAGCTCGACGCCCGGCGATGCTGCCAG GTGATCACTAAGCTTCTATACCTGCTCAACCAGGGCGACACCTTCACCAAG GTTGAGGCGACAGAGGTCTTCTTCGCGACAACCAAGCTGTTTCAGTCCAAGGATGCAGGGCTTAGGAGGATGGTGTACCTCATGATCAAGGAACTCTCGCCATCGGCAGATGAG GTTATTATAGTGACCAGCTCTTTGATGAAGGACATGAATAGCAAGACTGATATGTATCGTGCAAATGCTATACGAGTTCTTTGCCGCATCATTGATTCAACTCTTCTCACACAAATTGAGAGGTATTTGAAGCAAGCCATCGTTGATAAGAACCCTGTTGTTGCCAGCGCGGCTCTTGTTAGTGGCATCTATTTGCTTCAG ACAAGTCCGGAAATTGTGAAAAGATGGAGCAATGAGGTTCAGGAGGCTGTGCAGTCGAGAGCTGCTCTTGTTCAATTTCATGCCCTCGCTCTTCTTCACCAA ATTAGACAAAACGACCGCTTGGCTGTCAGCAAGCTTGTCACTAGTCTGACAAGGGGTTCAGTTCGCTCACCGCTAGCCCAGTGCCTGCTAATTCGGTACACTAGCCAG GTTATTAGGGAGTCAGGCATGAATACTCAAGGTGGAGATCGTCCTTTCTTTGATTTCCTGGAGTCCTGCCTCCGAAACAAAGCTGAAATGGTCATACTTGAGGCTGCACGAGCAATAACTGATTTAAATGGCGTCACCAGCCGCGAGCTTACGCCGGCAATCACTGTGCTGCAGTTGTTCTTAAGTTCGTCCAAACCCGTGCTCAGATTTGCTGCTGTTCGCACACTTAATAAG GTTGCATCAACCCATCCTTTGGCTGTTACAAATTGTAACATAGATATGGAGAGTCTAATCTCTGATCAGAACAGGAGCATTGCAACCCTTGCGATTACAACACTTCTCAAGACGGGCAATGAATCAAGTGTTGACCGTTTAATGAAACAGATGACCAACTTTATGTCAGACATAGCTGATGAATTCAAGATTGTTGTTGTCGAAGCAATTAGATCCTTGTGCCTGAAGTTCCCCCTGAAATATCGGTCACT GATGAACTTCTTGAGCAACATCTTACGGGAAGAAGGCGGATTTGACTACAAGAAAGCTATAGTTGATTCAATTATCATACTCATTAGGGATATTCCTGATGCTAAAGAAAGTGGTTTATTTCACTTATGTGAATTCATAGAAGACTGTGAGTTCACCTATCTGTCAACTCAG ATACTTCACTTTCTCGGAAATGAAGGACCAAAGACATCAGATCCTAGTAAATACATACGCTATATATACAATAGGGTGATACTTGAAAATGCTACTGTTCGAGCTAGTGCAGTAAGTACATTGGCAAAGTTCGGTGCTTTGGTTGACGCACTCAAG CCTCGCATATTCGTTCTTCTGAGGCGTTGCCTGTTTGATGGTGACGACGAG GTCCGTGACAGAGCAACACTTTACATCAAATTGCTTGATGGGGAAGCTACAGTTGGTGAGACGGATAAAGATGTGACTGAGTTTCTCTTTGGTTCACTTGATGTCCCACTGGTTAACCTGGAGACCAGCCTGTGGAATTAT GAACCGTCAGAGGTACCTTTTGATATTTCATCTGTACCTAAGGAAACAAAATCACAACCCCTTGCTGAGAAAAAGGCTACAGGCAAGAAATCAGCAGGTCCAGCTGCTGTAAATGGCCCTGTTCCTACTGTTGATGCCTCCTATGAGAAGCTTCTTTCATCGATTCCAGAGTTTGCTAGTTTTGGAAAACCTTTTAAG TCATCAGCACCTGTTGAATTGACTGAAGCTGAGACAGAATATTCAGTCAATGTTGTGAAGCACATTTATGATGGGCATGTTGTGCTCCAATACAACTGTACCAATACAATACCTGAGCAGCTACTTGAGGAG GTCGTGGTTTTTGTTGATGCTTCTGAGGCAGAGGAATTTTCAGAAGTTGCATCGAAACCTTTAAGATCCTTACCTTATGATTCCCCTGGACAGACCTTTGTGGCCTTTGAAAAGCCAGAAGGTGTCCTCGCCACCGGGAAGTTCTCAAATATACTGAAATTCATTGTTAAAGAG GTTGATTCATCCACAGGTGAagctgatgatgatggtgttGAGGACGAGTACCAGCTAGaagattttgaaataattTCTGCTGATTACATGTTGAAGGTGGGGGTTTCGAATTTCCGGAATGCTTGGGAAAGCATGGACCTGGAAAGCGAGCGGGTTGATGAGTATGGGCTTGGTGTTAGGGAGAGCCTGGGAGAGGCTGTGAGTGCTGTGATAAGCATCCTTGGCATGCAGCCTTGCGAG GGAACTGATGTTGTCCAAAACAATTCGAGATCGCACACTTGCCTGCTCTCAGGTGTGTTTATTGGTAATGTGAAAGTTTTAGTCAGACTTTCATTTGGAATTAGCGGGCCAAAAGAAGTAGCCATGAAGCTAGCAGTCAGATCAGATGATCCAGAGGTCAGTGACAGGATCCATGAAATCGTTGCAAATGGCTAA
- the LOC112270028 gene encoding probable glutathione S-transferase GSTU1, whose translation MADVVLLDLWVSPFGQRCRIALAEKGVAYEYSEHEQDLSQKSVLLLQSNPVQKMIPVLLHSGKSVSESLLIVQYIDEAWPETAPRSSPPRSLRPRSGPLLGRLHRQEGAYVPHVKFLNLCNIMNHDSKLDFGHVVCR comes from the coding sequence atGGCGGATGTGGTGCTGCTGGACCTGTGGGTGAGCCCGTTCGGGCAGCGGTGCCGGATCGCGCTGGCGGAGAAGGGCGTGGCTTACGAGTACAGCGAGCACGAGCAGGACCTGTCGCAAAAGagcgtgctgctgctgcaatcCAACCCCGTCCAGAAGATGATCCCCGTCCTGCTCCACAGCGGCAAGTCCGTCAGCGAGTCCCTCCTCATTGTCCAGTACATTGACGAGGCCTGGCCCGAGACGGCACCGCGCTCCTCTCCCCCGAGATCCCTGCGCCCGCGCTCAGGGCCGCTTCTGGGCAGACTTCATCGACAAGAAGGTGCATACGTACCACACgtcaaatttcttaatttGTGCAATATCATGAATCATGATTCTAAGCTCGATTTTGGTCATGTGGTTTGCCGTTAG